The nucleotide window tgcaataaatccgaaagtggaatctcggaaactcgagttgtcacatgccGGTATAGCTTGTTAATGTCGGATGCGGACATATTAACTATCCACATTGGATCCAACATCCTGAAATTTTCTTGATCGCCATTAAAAACGATCACTGCCTCATGTGTGTCGGAATCATAACACCATAATCGCATTTCACCAAGAAAGTCTTGCCTCATTGGCATCAAGGGAATCTTGTCCACCACTTTCGCTGGCTCATAAACAAGCTTGTATCTGCCAGTGCTGGTTTGTATGACTTGTCCTTCCACCCAGACTTCTTGTTCAACTTAATCAGTCGCTCGAacttgtaggtcccgaaatcggaggatcgatatCAACAACCtaatccttgtttataacaaacaatgttACGGGTGCGGAATCCTTGTAACTATGCCAAATCAAACACAGTTATATATAAGAGCAAGGTTTAACCGATGATACACACTCTATTGATTAAACGGATGAGAACAAGATCAAACTGATACACACACAATTTGACAGAGTAACTTTAagggtattctctcatctctGAGTTCTAAACTAACAGAGGGTGTCTATTTATAGCAGCCTGGGCCATAGTGTTCGACGAAACACAAAGTGGGCCGACGAAACACAAGGGTCCATATACTTGGCCTGAAGAAGCCCAAAGTCCGACGAAACAAATTTGTTTCGTCGCAGACCATGACGAAACACAGTGAAATGGGCAAGAGCCTGTTTCGTCGTCCCGTGTTCGACGAAACAACCTATTTCGTCGAAAGCTGCAATAGTTCAGTGGTTTGCTTCAAACAGACAGCAAACAACAGTTAACAAATAAACACCTACAAATGACAGAAATACCCTTtacatgcaacatgcattgttcatAGAGAATTACAAACCAAAAGGAGAAAAACAAGTCGGACataagcggataggaggatatccgacttggtcgacggcaaatacagactcgataaacgataaaagaccgtacaaaatacatcgtaaattacaagactagtgacagacacaaaaatgcatcaacaataTAAATGTTCATAACCCGAGTgttgttatttatttttatagttaACTAGAAGATTCATCCGTGCGCCTTGCGCCGCGACCAACGAAATTGACATGTTGTTAatcagattcacatttacaatgtgttaaagatgtttttgtcGGTTAAGTCTGTATTACTATCTtatacaaataagtaattcacAAAATAAGCTCAATACAATTAATGGTATCATAATTACCACGTTACATGAGTTGTATCCATATAAATAAACTATCGTATTAAGttccccgcgttgcggcgggggcgtaaaaccgtgacaaatagcaccaatgccacactatagccaacgaccaccaacattgaAGTTGCGGCGTCTTAACGTGGAAAAATTAGACCGAcatataaaacatagaaaataataactaacttGATTTAGGACTCGCACGTTGTGACGAACTTattaaacgggaaaaaaatagacgacgtaaacaCGCTGAACCACACACATGGGTTACCccatgttaacttgcaaaatttagaatgaagcgTATAGcaaaacgtaaaatcgttgaaccaaaCACACACATTGTGCCGTGTTAAGTCGCAAAATTTAGATCTAAacgtaaaatgaaaaattttgcaatatatgaaaaacataggggatcaaagttgaaagtaaaaaggttgttaggttaaattggaaaaactaaaaacttttgggttaaaactataAAATCAAGTAGTTTTGGATTTAAAGTGAAACATCATTTAGAAAAAAACCAAAACATGGGGTACAACACCCAATGCCTCAACTTGTTGTAAATTTATATTATGTAAATATCAATGTACAATCACCTAGACTAACCATATAAACAACTAAAGCATAAAGCATCATTTAAGCAAAATCTATAACTCTTAGCTGCATACTTATGTTACAAAATAATATGTAAATAAACCACACGTGGCAGGCTAAGGAAAAAGTACAAACACAATACAAATGAAAATAcaacaaaacaaagaaaaaaaacctCAATGACCAACAAATAAATAATACAAGAAAACCAAAAATACACCTAAAGCATAAAGTACAAATCAACCATGCACAAACATGTTACAAAatgataatatataatatataataatgagagtattgttattattttgttatttattttttatataaaaagacTCACTTTCCTGTAAGTTTTTACTTATATTATCTAGAGTTCTAAATTGATTTTTACTTATATATCGTATTACATGAAATGCAAATGTTTCTTACATGACCGCGAGCCTATgtataaaacatataaaataataactaagtcgatctctgaccCGCGCGTTACGGcagacctatcaaacgggaaaaaattgATGTGATGTGATGGGTTTGTCAAACAGGAAAAGTAAATGAAAAAATGTTGAGGCTCACACGcgcgttgcggcgtgttaactcggaaaatttagaacgaaacgttaaACGGAAAGtttgtgaaagatgaaaagtataaagtatcaaaattgaaagtaaaaaggtgttggggttaaattgcaaaagataaaaagctttggattaaaagaaaaaaaatcaaagagattaaattgcaaaagatggacAATTTTAAACTAAAAGTGAAAAACCAAATTAACCAACGGTTTAAATTACTAAAGATTGAAATTTTAGACTTAAATTATCAAATATGAAAACTTTAGAGTTAGAAatgaaaatttcaattttttttttttttgaaaaactcacaaATCCAAAAATACAACACCTTAAGCATAAACATGTTGTTTATTTATAAGGTTTTATAATATAATCATGAGGAATGACTACTCTTGTAATACTCTTTCATGGACCAATAACATGTAGACGTTAATAGAATATTGAGGAATGACTATTCTTGTAATCCTCTTCATGGACCATTAACATGTAGACGTTTGAAGGGAATCCCCGCAAATTCTGATGTCTGTTTATCTAAACCGAACCACACTGAGCAGAAAATTCAAACGTCGAGGTTAAATATGAGTTCCAAAACAATAGTAACTTCACAGGAAAAAAATTATAGCTCCACCACTACCACTGATAATGAGGTTATTGTCTCCCATGTGAAGGGTTTAACACCTAGCTAATAGATTCATATAGATTGATGATAAaatttagtttatttattattagttagTTGTAGGATCCGTATAAGAATTTATACTTTATTTAATAGGTTATGTTTATCTGGTTTAGctttaatatttatttaaataagCGTTTGAGTCGGGATAGGTTTAGGACTGTGTCTTTAGGGGGGACGGGGCGCCCCCGTGATGGGTCTCCACCACGCGTGGAACAAAAAATAACACCGCCACCACCAATTTGAAAAGGCGTCAAAAATATCATgcgttgtgtgtgtttgtgtgatGAGATGTTTTTAAATGGAGATAagtgtgtggtgagtgatggacatttccactaaaatccaccactagtgatggaataaagctCGATGACGTGACAGAACATGATTAAATGTTATGAGTGATGAGTGAGTGGTGAGTGATGGGCGCCCCTATCCCCCTTATAAGTTATATAAGTAGGATTttttgtgtgttgaacaaaaagttgtTCTTATTTCTGTTTTTGGGTCTGGTTTTCCAACACAATGGTAGTCGAAGTGGACAACGAAGGAAGAGATCCGCATGGACGGTCATTGGGAGGCCTCCTCCGTGGATGTTTTCTAATAAACTTATATTAGTTTTCATACTTAGATTTCCCTAGTTCATATCCTCCACCCCCTTTCCACCTGATTTTCATTTGTCCTAAAAAAAACACTGTAAATAAAACCTTCCAAGAACTAGAAGAATAATAGATACATTACAAGAATATGCAAGAGTGGTAACATCCCCACTCCTCATTCGCGACAATTACAAACCAAAATAGCAAACTGAGGAACAAACTGATTGCACAAGAATAACGGAGGTGACACATACATAGATACACACATCTCTAGTATACATTCCTGAAGGGGTAGCAATATTGTTTGATGTATGGTGAGATATCAACTTTTCGCTTTAATAGGATAAAGGCGGATTGGAAGTCCCATGGCGGGGATAGGCAACGGGTTCACAACAATTTGCTCATCTGGAATTAGTTTCTCCCATTTGAATTTTCTAACCAAATGATGCATGAACACCAGTATTTCTAACCGAGCAAACTCTTTTCCAGGGCACATACGAGGTCCTCCTCCAAATGGTACGAACGTATAAGGTGCTGGTCCTTTGCCATCAAATCTTGATGGATCAAACTTTTGCGGTTCATGAAAGTATTCAGGATTTTTGTGAGTTGAGAAGGAACTCCAGTACAACTGTAGTATCAAGTACTATTAGACAAAACTTTTGAACATATTTACAAATTATAATGGAGGCCTTCTTGACTCAGGCATGTGTTTGTGTGAATTACCTTCCAGCCCTTCGGAATAGAGTAACCATTGTATACGAAATCAGTAATGGCTTCTCTGAAAGTACCTTGGAGAGGTGGAGCTAATCTAAGAGCTTCACATGCCACATTCCATGAGTATTTCATCTTTGAAATATCGTTCCAATTCAAGAGTTCTTCTGATCCTTTAGATTTTGCTATTTCCATTTGTTCTATATCAGAAAAAACAACAACAAGGGTGAggggtatggttaatcactcGAGGGTGATTTAGTGATTCTCTACCAAATAATTttatgccatgtcaactccccattTCACACTCAATCAAGGGGTATGGTTAAGCACTCTAGGGtgtttaatttatatattttttgattGGTTGTTCtcccctctctcctctctcctctatCACTCTTCTCCACATCGGTGACCATACCCCGATTTCTCACCCTCTCTCCTACTCAAACACCCTAACTCAATCATGATGGTgtggtcaccgatcggtgacaCCCACTCAATCACCCACTCCCCGCACATCATACCCCCACCCTAATAATAATACTACATGCACACTTCTAAATATTACGTTGTACAATGTTGGTGAAGGCGTGAAGCACAAAGATTCCGACTTAAGAAGGTAATCGTTTACTGAATACTAGTTTCTCTGTTTTTCTATTATGATTTGTAGTACTCAGTTgttttttaaccctttttttagAGAAAAGGGTACGCATGAATTAATATGCTTATGGGTTACCACTTGAAACTGCTTCACAAAGTCtattcaaaacaacatattttttattttaatattgcGAGACCAAAAATTCGGTTTGAATACAATACTACTTTTAATCATGTTTTAATATTATAACATGCAAAAGGGCAAGCTTTTCAAAATAAACATCTGATCAGAAAAGTACACTAACATGAATACTTACATTCCAATTTCCAAAAAGATAACATATTTTCTATGCGCAAGCGTACTCCATGTGTAAATGTGCGACTCATGAAGATAACGTACTAGAGATTCGACACATGTACATACTTTTGggcaaaataaattatttttagtAACTTTGCGTGCGACTTGATCATGAAGAAATCAATGACTGTTGGCGGGACATACAAAGAAACCAAAGTCCCCAGTAGGTCGCACAAAGAAATCAAAGCCGCTAGCGAGCACACAAAGGATTATTTTTCCAAAAGGTCGTTTTCGCCAAAAGTAGATACGTTTCACACAACTAAGGTGTCCACAAGGAGTGTTTTTTTTTGCACCTAACACTATAAGAAAACAAGGCAATAGTGGCGACAGATGTTGCCAGTAAATGGGCTTATCTACGCCGCTAAAGGTTAGACGGTATTGCTCTTCATGTCGCCGCTATAGGTACCTGTCGCCGCTATTAACTTATGTGTGGCCGCTATTGCATTCGTTAAACCCCATCCGTTGGATGAGGATAACAAACGAGTGGCTAGGGTAAGGGCAATAGCGCAACATATTGAGTGTCGCTGCTAATAGTGTCGCCGCTATTGCTCATTACTCTTGTAGTGTAAATGGAGATCTGGGTAAGTTTTCGGACAAAATGTCAAATTTCATTTTGGTAGTGTAAAAGGTCAATGTATATTTTGGTGTATTTTTGTAGTCGTATGTTTATTTTGAGAATTTTCCAAGAAAAAAAAGGTTACGGGCGTCCGCGATCACAAATagtttattttttgtttaaatattatatgttacatattttttattttaacttacAACAAAGCCCGGCCACCAGGGTATAGCCATAGGCAAAAAGTCACCTATGCCCCTGATCGTACACAATGCTGGTGACCCGCTCAGTCACCAATTCTATGGGAAACCTACTGCTCAAAAGCTCACTGAGTCATAAGAGCATCTCCAATAAGGCACTATTTAGGTGTTTTTAGGGAGAGAGAAAGTGATGTGGAGGAGAGAGGGTGTGAGGTGGAGGAGAGAGGATGTGAAGATGTTTGTGAGGAAAAATGAGAAAAAATGGATGAGTGTGAGTTATGTGAGTGTAgtgaggagagaggagagagaagagaggagagagagaaaaaATGTGTTTGTGAGAGGGGCAAGTGAGAGAAAGAATATGATTGGTTGGGCATGTGCCAACTAGGCACCCTAAAGAATGAGAAAAAAATGCCCTTTATTGGAGATGCTCTAACCTCTAGTTCGCACATGACATTTTGTCATGAACAAGACTTAAATTGGTAACCTTCCCAAAAGAAAGTCATCTGAATACCACTAGCCTTTTTTTATTATACATTACATGCTATTAGAGAAAATGAAATTATATGTTAAATTAACACcgaatagaaaaataaaaaactgtaaatttaaagtCTTTGGAGAAAATGTGTTTGGAGATGTCCACCATTATAAGGGGGAGTACCCAATTTATGAAATTCTTTGAAGATGGTACATTGGTACCCCATGTAATCATTCCATTTTATACCTACCGTGTTCTAAAAGTTTCTTGGTTTTGTCCTACATTGAGTCTATCGAGTTTTATCAACTCACCTTGATATTTTACCATAGGAGTGTTATATTTTCCAGAAACATTAAAAATACCGTAAGCACATATCATGTACATAAAACATATATGCAAGATATGTGTGTTATTCAACGTAATACCTTTGTAGACTCCCTGGTAAACCTCGGGCAACTCGGCAAGAAACTTGACAACGAATGCACATACCGAGCTTCCAGTGTCATGGCCGCCAATCAACAAGCTCAGTATCTTGTCCGCAATGTTGGTTTCTGTCATTTTTACCCCATCTTCGTTGGTAAACAAAAGCATGTATGACAATATGTCTTGTGTAGGTGAGGCTCTCTTCTCGGCTAAATCAATCTTTCTTTGCTTTATT belongs to Helianthus annuus cultivar XRQ/B chromosome 5, HanXRQr2.0-SUNRISE, whole genome shotgun sequence and includes:
- the LOC110940300 gene encoding beta-amyrin 28-monooxygenase, translating into MDILYATTVSLFVVVVSFSLHLVFYKSKSAVKGKLPPGKKGWPIIGESLEFLATGWNGHPEKFVFDRMAKFSPQVFRTSLMLEDAAVFCGCAGNKFLFSNENKLVKSWWPSSVNKIFPSNQISKTEGLKMRKLLPNFFKPEALQRYVPVMDLVTQKHFKTGWEGKEQIVTCELTKNLTFWLACKIFLSVDEPEKVRYLSGPLESISRGILSIPIDLPGTPLRKGINAANFIRKEIISIIKQRKIDLAEKRASPTQDILSYMLLFTNEDGVKMTETNIADKILSLLIGGHDTGSSVCAFVVKFLAELPEVYQGVYKEQMEIAKSKGSEELLNWNDISKMKYSWNVACEALRLAPPLQGTFREAITDFVYNGYSIPKGWKLYWSSFSTHKNPEYFHEPQKFDPSRFDGKGPAPYTFVPFGGGPRMCPGKEFARLEILVFMHHLVRKFKWEKLIPDEQIVVNPLPIPAMGLPIRLYPIKAKS